A section of the Burkholderia mallei ATCC 23344 genome encodes:
- the nuoK gene encoding NADH-quinone oxidoreductase subunit NuoK, protein MLTLAHYLVLGAILFAIAIVGIFLNRRNIIIILMAIELMLLAVNTNFVAFSHYLGDVHGQIFVFFVLTVAAAEAAIGLAILVTLFRKLDTINVEDLDQLKG, encoded by the coding sequence ATGTTGACCTTGGCTCATTACCTCGTGCTCGGCGCGATCCTGTTCGCGATCGCGATCGTCGGGATTTTCCTGAACCGCCGCAACATCATCATCATCCTGATGGCGATCGAACTGATGCTGCTCGCGGTGAACACCAATTTCGTCGCGTTCTCGCACTACCTGGGCGACGTCCACGGCCAGATCTTCGTGTTCTTCGTGTTGACGGTCGCGGCGGCGGAAGCCGCAATCGGCCTCGCGATTCTGGTGACCCTGTTCCGTAAGCTCGACACGATCAATGTCGAGGATCTCGATCAGCTCAAAGGTTAA
- a CDS encoding NADH-quinone oxidoreductase subunit J: MDFTTVLFYIFSLLLVVSGLKVITSRNPVASALFLVLAFFNAAAIWMLLEAEFLAILLVLVYVGAVMVLFLFVVMMLDVNIDVLRRDFKRFVPMATAVGAIIVVETALILWRGYGATASPVRDMAAGALAGMPNTKLIGKVIYTDYIFAFEIAGLVLLVAIIAAVALTAQKGKDSKRQRVSEQVKVRREDRVRLVKMPADKPQPEAAASDAASGSNNG, encoded by the coding sequence ATGGACTTCACGACCGTACTCTTCTACATCTTCTCGCTGCTCCTCGTGGTATCGGGGCTGAAGGTGATCACATCGCGCAACCCGGTGGCGTCTGCGCTGTTCCTCGTGCTCGCGTTCTTCAACGCGGCCGCGATCTGGATGCTGCTCGAGGCCGAGTTCCTCGCGATCCTGCTGGTGCTCGTCTACGTGGGCGCGGTGATGGTGCTGTTCCTCTTCGTCGTGATGATGCTCGACGTCAACATCGACGTGCTGCGCCGCGACTTCAAGCGCTTCGTGCCGATGGCGACCGCGGTCGGCGCGATCATCGTCGTCGAGACGGCGCTGATCCTCTGGCGCGGCTACGGCGCGACGGCTTCGCCCGTGCGCGACATGGCCGCGGGCGCGCTCGCCGGCATGCCGAACACGAAGCTGATCGGCAAGGTGATCTACACCGATTACATCTTCGCGTTCGAAATCGCGGGCCTCGTGCTGCTCGTCGCGATCATCGCGGCGGTCGCGCTGACCGCGCAGAAGGGCAAGGACAGCAAGCGCCAGCGCGTGTCCGAGCAGGTGAAGGTGCGCCGTGAGGATCGCGTGCGTCTCGTGAAGATGCCGGCCGACAAGCCGCAGCCGGAAGCCGCGGCGAGCGACGCCGCGTCGGGCTCGAACAACGGCTAG
- the nuoI gene encoding NADH-quinone oxidoreductase subunit NuoI, giving the protein MTAIQQFFKTFFLTELLKGLALTGRYTFKRKFTVQFPEEKTPISPRFRGLHALRRYENGEERCIACKLCEAVCPALAITIESETRADNTRRTTRYDIDLTKCIFCGFCEESCPVDSIVETQILEYHGEKRGDLYFTKDMLLAVGDRYEKEIAAAKAADARYR; this is encoded by the coding sequence ATGACGGCAATCCAACAATTCTTTAAGACCTTCTTCCTGACCGAGTTGCTCAAGGGGCTCGCGCTGACCGGACGCTATACGTTCAAGCGCAAGTTCACCGTGCAGTTCCCGGAGGAGAAGACGCCGATCTCGCCGCGTTTTCGCGGGCTGCACGCGCTGCGCCGCTACGAGAACGGCGAGGAGCGGTGCATCGCGTGCAAGCTGTGCGAAGCGGTGTGCCCGGCCTTGGCGATCACGATCGAGTCGGAGACGCGCGCGGACAACACCCGTCGCACGACGCGCTACGACATCGATCTGACGAAGTGCATCTTCTGCGGTTTCTGCGAAGAGAGCTGCCCGGTCGACTCGATCGTCGAGACTCAGATTCTCGAGTATCACGGCGAGAAACGCGGCGATCTGTACTTCACGAAGGACATGCTGCTCGCGGTGGGCGATCGCTACGAGAAGGAGATCGCGGCCGCGAAGGCCGCCGATGCGCGGTATCGGTAA
- the nuoH gene encoding NADH-quinone oxidoreductase subunit NuoH yields the protein MSLFDTINSGGAQLLGVAWPTVWALVRILVVAVVILLCVAYLILWERKLIGWMHVRLGPNRVGPAGLLQPIADVLKLLLKEVIRPTAASRWLYLVAPVMTVVPAFAVWAVIPFQAGAVLANINAGLLYAMAISSIGVYAVILAGWASNSKYAFLGAMRAAAQMVSYEISMGFALVLVLMTAGSLNLSEIVGSQQHGFFAGHGVNFLSWNWLPLLPVFVIYFISGIAETNRHPFDVVEGESEIVAGHMIDYSGMAFALFFLAEYINMIVISALAATLFLGGWDAPFEFLSFIPGIFWLVLKIFALLSVFIWARATFPRYRYDQIMRLGWKVFLPVCVFWVIVVGFWMMSPLNIWK from the coding sequence ATGAGCTTGTTCGATACGATCAACTCGGGCGGAGCCCAGCTTCTCGGCGTCGCATGGCCGACGGTGTGGGCGCTCGTGCGCATCCTCGTCGTCGCCGTCGTGATCCTGCTGTGCGTCGCGTACCTGATTCTGTGGGAGCGCAAGCTGATCGGCTGGATGCACGTGCGTCTCGGTCCGAACCGCGTCGGCCCCGCGGGCCTGCTGCAGCCGATCGCCGACGTGCTGAAGCTGCTGCTCAAGGAAGTGATTCGTCCGACGGCCGCGAGCCGCTGGCTGTATCTGGTCGCGCCCGTGATGACGGTGGTGCCGGCGTTCGCGGTGTGGGCGGTGATCCCGTTCCAGGCGGGCGCGGTGCTCGCGAACATCAACGCCGGCCTGCTGTACGCGATGGCGATTTCGTCGATCGGCGTCTACGCGGTGATTCTCGCCGGCTGGGCGTCGAACTCGAAGTACGCGTTTCTCGGCGCGATGCGCGCGGCCGCGCAGATGGTGTCGTATGAAATCTCGATGGGCTTCGCGCTCGTGCTCGTGCTGATGACGGCGGGCAGCCTGAACCTGTCGGAGATCGTCGGCTCGCAGCAGCACGGCTTCTTCGCGGGCCACGGCGTCAATTTCCTGTCGTGGAACTGGCTGCCGCTGCTGCCCGTGTTCGTCATCTACTTCATCTCGGGCATCGCCGAAACGAACCGCCACCCGTTCGACGTGGTGGAAGGGGAATCGGAAATCGTCGCGGGTCACATGATCGACTACTCGGGGATGGCGTTCGCGCTGTTCTTCCTCGCCGAGTACATCAACATGATCGTGATCTCGGCGCTCGCGGCGACGCTGTTCCTCGGCGGCTGGGACGCGCCGTTCGAATTCCTGTCGTTCATTCCGGGCATCTTCTGGCTGGTGCTGAAAATCTTCGCGCTGCTGTCGGTGTTCATTTGGGCCCGTGCGACGTTCCCGCGTTACCGCTACGACCAGATCATGCGCCTCGGCTGGAAGGTGTTCCTGCCCGTGTGCGTGTTCTGGGTGATCGTGGTCGGTTTCTGGATGATGTCGCCGCTGAATATCTGGAAATAA
- the nuoG gene encoding NADH-quinone oxidoreductase subunit NuoG, with the protein MVELEIDGKKVEVPEGSMVIQAAHKADTYIPHFCYHKKLSVAANCRMCLVEVEKMPKAVPACATPVSAGMIVHTNSEKAVKAQQSVMEFLLINHPLDCPICDQGGECQLQDLAVGYGKSTSRYAEEKRVVFHKEVGPLISMEEMSRCIHCTRCVRFGQEIAGVMEFGMLGRGEHSEITTFVGKTVDSELSGNMIDLCPVGALTSKPFRYSARTWELSRRKSVSPHDSVGANLVVQVKNNRVMRVLPFENEAVNECWISDKDRFSYEGLNSEERLTKPMIKQGGEWREVDWQTALEYVARGLKGIGDEHGPAAIAALGSAHSTVEELFLLKQLAHELKTPNVDFRLRQTDFSAAAQGAPWLGMPIADLSAVDAAFVVGSFLRRDHPLFAARLRQAAKNGAKLHFLHATGDDALIPTAQRIVAAPSAWLDTLAGVAAAVAQARGVALPEALAGVEASDAARSVAQSLANGERRAVLLGNSVVRHPQFAQIHAIAQWIAENTGATLGFLTEAANTVGAHLVGALPGANGLNARDAFAQPRKGYVLLNVEPEFDTADPAQALAALKQAETVVVLSPFKYGLDYADVLLPISPFTETAGTYVNAEGRAQSFNGVVRPLGDTRPAWKVLRVLGSLLGLPNFEYETSEEVRLAALGDGEITSRLSNKTAAVPARAAAGAANGALERLADVPIYHADALSRRAGALHLTAASKAAHQVGLPAALFDKLGLKNGDAVRVRQGDRTVQLPAVRDENLAEAVVRVSAATPAGAALGSLSGELVVEKA; encoded by the coding sequence ATGGTTGAACTTGAAATAGACGGCAAGAAGGTCGAGGTGCCCGAAGGCAGCATGGTGATCCAGGCTGCGCACAAGGCGGACACGTACATCCCTCACTTCTGCTATCACAAGAAGCTCTCGGTTGCGGCCAACTGCCGGATGTGTCTCGTCGAAGTCGAGAAGATGCCGAAGGCCGTGCCCGCATGCGCGACGCCCGTGTCGGCCGGCATGATCGTCCACACCAACTCCGAGAAGGCCGTGAAGGCGCAGCAGTCGGTGATGGAGTTCCTGCTCATCAACCATCCGCTCGACTGCCCGATCTGCGATCAGGGCGGCGAATGCCAGTTGCAGGATCTCGCGGTCGGCTACGGCAAGTCGACGTCTCGCTACGCGGAAGAAAAGCGCGTGGTGTTCCACAAGGAAGTCGGCCCGCTCATCTCGATGGAAGAGATGTCGCGCTGCATCCACTGCACGCGCTGCGTGCGCTTCGGTCAGGAAATCGCCGGCGTGATGGAGTTCGGCATGCTCGGCCGCGGCGAGCACTCGGAAATCACGACGTTCGTCGGCAAGACGGTCGACTCCGAGCTGTCGGGCAACATGATCGATCTGTGCCCGGTCGGCGCGCTGACGAGCAAGCCGTTCCGCTACAGTGCCCGCACGTGGGAGCTGTCGCGCCGCAAGTCGGTGAGCCCGCACGATTCCGTCGGCGCGAACCTCGTCGTGCAAGTGAAAAACAACCGCGTGATGCGCGTGCTGCCGTTCGAGAACGAAGCCGTCAACGAGTGCTGGATCTCGGACAAGGACCGCTTCTCGTATGAAGGCCTGAACAGCGAAGAGCGCCTGACGAAGCCGATGATCAAGCAGGGCGGCGAGTGGCGCGAAGTCGACTGGCAGACCGCGCTCGAATACGTCGCGCGCGGGCTGAAGGGCATCGGCGACGAGCATGGCCCGGCCGCGATCGCCGCGCTCGGCAGCGCGCACAGCACGGTCGAGGAACTGTTCTTGCTCAAGCAGCTCGCCCACGAGCTGAAGACGCCGAACGTCGACTTCCGTCTGCGTCAGACCGATTTTTCCGCCGCCGCGCAAGGCGCGCCGTGGCTTGGCATGCCGATCGCCGATCTGTCGGCCGTCGACGCCGCGTTCGTCGTCGGCTCGTTCCTGCGCCGCGATCATCCGCTCTTCGCGGCGCGCCTGCGCCAGGCGGCGAAGAACGGCGCGAAGCTGCACTTCCTGCACGCCACGGGCGATGACGCGCTGATCCCGACCGCGCAGCGCATCGTCGCCGCGCCGTCGGCGTGGCTCGACACGCTCGCCGGCGTCGCGGCCGCCGTCGCGCAAGCGCGCGGCGTCGCGCTGCCCGAGGCGCTCGCGGGCGTCGAGGCGTCGGACGCCGCACGCTCGGTCGCGCAATCGCTCGCGAACGGCGAGCGCCGCGCGGTGCTGCTCGGCAACAGCGTCGTCCGGCATCCGCAATTCGCGCAGATCCACGCGATCGCGCAGTGGATCGCCGAGAACACGGGGGCGACGCTCGGCTTCCTGACGGAAGCGGCGAACACGGTCGGCGCGCACCTCGTCGGCGCGCTGCCGGGCGCGAACGGCCTGAACGCGCGCGATGCGTTCGCGCAGCCGCGCAAGGGCTACGTGCTCCTGAACGTCGAGCCGGAATTCGACACCGCCGATCCCGCGCAGGCGCTCGCCGCGCTGAAGCAGGCGGAGACGGTCGTCGTGCTGTCGCCGTTCAAGTACGGCCTCGACTACGCGGACGTGCTGCTGCCGATCTCGCCGTTCACCGAGACGGCCGGCACGTACGTGAACGCGGAAGGCCGCGCGCAGTCGTTCAACGGCGTCGTGCGTCCGCTCGGCGACACGCGGCCCGCATGGAAGGTGTTGCGCGTGCTCGGCAGCCTGCTCGGCCTGCCGAACTTCGAGTACGAGACGTCGGAAGAAGTGCGGCTCGCCGCGCTCGGCGACGGCGAGATCACGTCGCGCCTGTCGAACAAGACGGCGGCGGTGCCCGCGCGCGCGGCCGCGGGAGCCGCGAACGGCGCGCTCGAGCGCCTCGCCGACGTGCCGATCTATCACGCGGACGCGCTGTCGCGCCGCGCGGGCGCGCTGCATCTGACAGCCGCGTCGAAGGCGGCGCACCAAGTGGGCCTGCCCGCCGCGCTGTTCGACAAGCTCGGTCTGAAGAACGGCGACGCGGTGCGCGTGCGCCAGGGCGATCGCACGGTGCAGCTGCCGGCCGTGCGCGACGAGAACCTTGCGGAAGCCGTCGTCCGCGTGTCGGCGGCCACGCCTGCCGGCGCAGCGCTCGGCAGCCTGTCCGGTGAACTGGTGGTGGAGAAGGCGTAA